In one Desulfobulbaceae bacterium genomic region, the following are encoded:
- a CDS encoding DUF89 family protein, which yields MKTNPACIPCFRRQALYAVQLATADSALQAEILAETETYLAELDMDKSPPVNSIGLYDIISSFSGNPDPFLFLKQQSNTLAMGLRPRVEELIRQGDDPLYRAILFAIAGNIIDYGSQQKFDFDSTLNQCLNNSPIINDYDTLIKDLVHARRILYLADNCGEIVFDGLLADQLPGVITMVVKSGPIINDATEVDTTECGINQRYRVITNGTTCPGTPLELCGKDLQALFTEADVVISKGQGNFETLSEEERPIYHLLTVKCPVVAEHIVEVSNRSDLIPTGAAVLLKLGDTRKR from the coding sequence ATGAAGACTAATCCGGCATGTATCCCTTGTTTTCGCAGGCAGGCTCTGTATGCTGTCCAACTTGCAACCGCCGATTCAGCTCTGCAGGCAGAGATTCTTGCCGAGACAGAAACGTATCTTGCCGAACTGGATATGGACAAGTCTCCACCTGTTAACTCAATTGGCTTATATGACATAATCTCAAGTTTTTCAGGGAATCCTGACCCTTTTCTCTTCCTCAAGCAGCAGAGCAATACCTTGGCCATGGGCTTGCGCCCCCGTGTTGAAGAGTTGATTCGCCAGGGAGATGACCCGCTTTATCGAGCGATACTTTTTGCTATTGCCGGCAACATTATCGATTATGGTTCTCAGCAAAAGTTTGACTTTGATTCCACATTGAATCAATGTCTAAACAATAGTCCTATAATCAATGACTACGATACATTAATTAAAGATCTTGTTCATGCCAGGCGGATTCTTTACCTGGCAGATAATTGTGGGGAAATTGTCTTTGATGGTCTCTTGGCAGATCAACTGCCTGGGGTAATTACCATGGTTGTCAAGAGTGGGCCAATCATTAATGATGCCACTGAAGTGGATACAACAGAGTGTGGAATTAATCAACGATACCGAGTGATTACCAACGGAACTACCTGTCCAGGCACTCCGCTTGAACTATGCGGAAAAGATTTACAGGCACTCTTCACGGAGGCTGATGTTGTGATCAGCAAAGGCCAGGGTAATTTTGAAACGTTAAGCGAGGAGGAAAGACCGATCTACCACCTGCTGACTGTGAAGTGTCCAGTGGTAGCAGAGCATATTGTGGAAGTGTCAAACCGCTCCGACCTGATTCCGACCGGAGCAGCTGTCTTGCTTAAGTTAGGAGATACTCGAAAAAGATGA